The [Eubacterium] siraeum genome contains a region encoding:
- a CDS encoding anti-sigma factor antagonist (This anti-anti-sigma factor, or anti-sigma factor antagonist, belongs to a family that includes characterized members SpoIIAA, RsbV, RsfA, and RsfB.) — translation MLRHVFHKHRYKIQAVSITQQEKGGVFTGAGVEIIKRNGGITAVISGEIGHFEASGIRIRIDAELERLMPSMLILDMSGVSFMDSSGIGLILGRQRIMESFGGGVAVKNPSPSVRRIIQVAGLSRLIISGKNTEDKK, via the coding sequence TTGTTACGACACGTTTTTCACAAGCACAGGTATAAAATACAAGCTGTAAGCATAACGCAACAAGAAAAAGGGGGAGTTTTTACGGGTGCCGGAGTTGAGATAATAAAGCGGAACGGCGGAATAACCGCTGTCATAAGCGGAGAAATCGGGCATTTTGAAGCATCGGGAATAAGAATAAGAATCGACGCAGAGCTTGAGCGGCTTATGCCGTCTATGCTTATTCTGGACATGTCCGGCGTATCATTTATGGACAGCTCGGGTATAGGGCTTATACTCGGCAGGCAACGCATTATGGAATCGTTCGGCGGCGGTGTGGCGGTAAAGAATCCGTCGCCGTCGGTACGCAGGATAATACAGGTGGCAGGTTTGTCACGACTTATAATAAGCGGTAAAAATACGGAGGATAAAAAATGA
- the pdxS gene encoding pyridoxal 5'-phosphate synthase lyase subunit PdxS, giving the protein MSNERYELNKNLAQMLKGGVIMDVTTPEQARIAQEAGACAVMALERIPADIRAAGGVARMSDPAMIKGIQNAVTIPVMAKCRIGHFAEAQILEAIEIDYIDESEVLSPADDKYHIDKTKFNVPFVCGAKDLGEALRRISEGASMIRTKGEPGTGDVVQAVRHMRMMQQEIRRLTSMSKDELYQAAKDLQVDYELVKYVAENDKLPVVNFAAGGVATPADAALMMQLGAEGVFVGSGIFKSGNPAKRAAAIVKAVTNYTDAKMIAELSEDLGEAMVGINEQEIALLMAERGK; this is encoded by the coding sequence ATGTCAAACGAAAGATATGAACTTAACAAAAACCTCGCCCAGATGTTAAAGGGCGGTGTAATAATGGACGTTACAACGCCTGAGCAGGCGAGAATAGCACAGGAGGCAGGCGCTTGCGCAGTTATGGCGCTTGAGCGTATCCCTGCAGATATAAGAGCCGCAGGCGGTGTTGCAAGAATGAGCGACCCTGCTATGATAAAGGGCATTCAGAACGCAGTTACAATTCCCGTTATGGCAAAGTGCCGTATCGGTCATTTTGCTGAGGCGCAGATACTTGAGGCTATCGAGATAGATTATATAGACGAGAGCGAGGTTCTTTCTCCCGCCGATGACAAGTACCACATCGACAAGACAAAGTTCAACGTGCCTTTCGTATGCGGTGCAAAGGACTTAGGCGAGGCGCTCCGCCGTATCTCAGAGGGTGCTTCTATGATAAGAACCAAGGGAGAACCCGGTACAGGCGACGTTGTACAGGCTGTAAGGCATATGAGAATGATGCAGCAGGAAATCCGCAGGCTGACATCTATGTCAAAGGACGAGCTTTACCAGGCCGCAAAGGATCTTCAGGTCGACTATGAGCTTGTAAAGTATGTTGCGGAAAACGACAAGCTCCCCGTTGTAAACTTCGCCGCAGGCGGTGTCGCAACTCCTGCCGATGCCGCTCTGATGATGCAGCTCGGCGCTGAGGGCGTATTTGTAGGAAGCGGTATCTTCAAGTCGGGCAACCCCGCAAAGAGAGCCGCCGCTATCGTAAAGGCCGTTACAAACTACACTGACGCTAAGATGATCGCAGAGCTGTCGGAGGATCTCGGCGAGGCTATGGTCGGCATAAACGAACAGGAAATTGCTCTCCTCATGGCAGAACGAGGCAAATAA
- the gltX gene encoding glutamate--tRNA ligase, with product MDNNYLAELLFGDIKTTPEDMFAKYPARTLPDKAAVTRFAPSPTGFMHIGGLYAALISMCMARQSDGVFYLRLEDTDKKREIEHGADEIITSLAQYGVCFDEGAAADGEAEKGSYGPYRQSMRKEIYQTFAKDLVKRGLAYPCFCSAEELDEIRKAQEAEKADMGYYGSYAKCRNLSIEEIEANIKAGKEYVLRLRSDGNAENKITCRDLIRGNIEMPENIMDVVLLKSDGIPTYHFAHVVDDFLMGTTHVIRGDEWISSYPLHEQLFRASGLKMPKYAHIAPIMKLDGGENKKRKLSKRKDPEASVSFYSKAGFPVQSVLEYLMTIANSNYEEWRMKNPDADMSEFKFKLEKMPVSGALFDMDKLASVSRDVISKMSEETLFDEISVWAKDNDEKLNAYITASPDKFRESIKLWKYNGKKVRKDIAKWSDLSEMFPYLYGDGVDGYEFDEKLTADERKEFLSAYISAYDHKVDSSAWFDGVKVVGEPLGFCPNIKEYKANPDAYKGSVADACGILRVAITGRKNSPDLYTIMQLLGEEETLKRLKAAM from the coding sequence ATGGACAACAATTATTTAGCCGAGCTTCTGTTCGGTGACATCAAGACAACACCTGAGGATATGTTTGCAAAATATCCCGCAAGAACGCTTCCCGACAAGGCGGCTGTGACAAGATTCGCACCCAGCCCCACAGGCTTTATGCACATAGGCGGTCTGTATGCCGCACTTATTTCAATGTGTATGGCAAGACAGTCGGACGGTGTATTCTACCTGCGTCTTGAGGATACCGACAAAAAGCGTGAGATCGAACACGGAGCAGACGAGATAATCACATCTCTTGCGCAGTACGGAGTATGCTTTGACGAAGGTGCGGCGGCAGACGGAGAAGCCGAAAAGGGCAGCTACGGACCGTACAGACAGAGTATGAGAAAAGAGATATACCAGACCTTTGCAAAGGATCTTGTTAAGCGTGGCCTTGCATATCCTTGCTTCTGCTCGGCGGAGGAACTTGACGAAATAAGAAAGGCACAGGAGGCCGAAAAAGCCGATATGGGCTATTACGGCAGCTATGCGAAGTGCAGAAATCTGTCCATTGAAGAAATAGAAGCCAATATAAAGGCAGGCAAGGAATACGTTCTGCGCTTACGCTCAGACGGCAACGCAGAAAACAAGATAACCTGCCGTGACCTTATAAGAGGCAATATCGAAATGCCCGAGAACATAATGGACGTTGTGCTTTTAAAGTCAGACGGTATCCCTACATACCACTTTGCACACGTTGTAGATGATTTCCTGATGGGTACTACCCACGTTATAAGAGGCGATGAGTGGATAAGCTCATATCCTCTGCACGAACAGCTTTTCAGAGCAAGCGGTCTTAAAATGCCGAAGTATGCTCACATTGCACCGATAATGAAGCTTGACGGCGGCGAGAATAAAAAGAGAAAGCTCAGCAAGAGAAAAGACCCCGAGGCAAGCGTTTCGTTCTATTCAAAAGCCGGTTTCCCTGTTCAGTCGGTGCTTGAATACCTTATGACTATCGCAAACTCAAACTATGAGGAGTGGAGAATGAAGAACCCCGATGCAGATATGTCGGAGTTCAAGTTCAAGCTTGAAAAGATGCCCGTCAGCGGTGCACTGTTCGATATGGATAAGCTGGCAAGCGTAAGCCGTGACGTTATATCGAAGATGAGCGAGGAAACGCTTTTTGACGAGATAAGCGTATGGGCAAAGGATAACGATGAAAAGCTGAACGCTTATATCACAGCTTCGCCCGACAAGTTCAGAGAAAGCATAAAGCTGTGGAAATATAACGGCAAGAAGGTACGCAAGGATATAGCAAAGTGGAGCGACCTGTCCGAGATGTTCCCGTATCTCTACGGCGACGGTGTTGACGGCTATGAGTTTGACGAAAAGCTGACAGCCGACGAGCGCAAGGAATTTTTATCGGCATATATTTCGGCTTATGACCACAAGGTTGACAGCAGTGCCTGGTTTGACGGTGTAAAGGTTGTCGGCGAGCCTTTAGGCTTCTGCCCCAACATCAAGGAATACAAGGCAAACCCCGACGCTTACAAAGGCTCGGTTGCCGATGCCTGCGGAATACTCAGAGTAGCGATAACCGGCAGAAAAAATTCCCCCGACCTGTATACTATAATGCAGCTGCTCGGTGAAGAAGAAACACTGAAGCGCTTGAAAGCGGCAATGTAA
- a CDS encoding YfhO family protein, whose translation MANFREKMLSFRHLCYKNGYLFAAFLIPVILMGIAYISFDIYPFGERSVLSLDLNAQYVFYFDYVHDVIGNGESLMYSWSRNLSGEFMGIIGYYLASPFNILVWIFPRSMITEGLLTMMLAKFGACGVTFALFAHKSQKLSKTTAALFAPMYALCAYMIVQTMDPMWLDCVIALPLICWGIDSLIKENRFRLLIGSLVYAFVSNFYIGFMAAIFSVLYFICRYFSLETYAGNTGINIAKKFVTKGAFFGICGIVSAMMSAFMILPVYNSLQNGKFSFTEPDYSLVNNFNLIDIARKLFPNTYDTVRMEGLPALFCCSLALVLAAGFFCSGAFKFKQKIAAGALIGLLVVSMYIRPVDMIWHGGQMPNWLPYRYSFMLSFIMVALAAHCFEQLKAVRARTVGAITLSYIALIIYTEAQDTFITTLDSSGREVFDGITVALPAIVFMAVAGITVYAARHYMKKSELSKTGVILVTAVICAELCFNATNTLTKMHKDITFSTRDSYLSVILPLREKVEEIKEQDDGFYRIEKNFFRSINDPMAVNMYGLSHSSSTLNARAIDMLGFFGFTSNGHYSRFSGNTPLTCDIFGVKYILDCAGESTANIKSADDIKVTENKDALPIGYLANSKLSKLELSKYDVFENQNALLNAMTGGNREFFTVFSADGEPYAENCKKGSFENQHIGFTDVTGEASVTYTITAPKSGEIYMFIPTDYQREVSLYVNGSYKGICFESDNHNIKDLGKFEKGEEVTVKLVLKKSDLYFREPQFAVYNEEAETAAIAQMHEKNAETKVEKVSQTDIRFTVNAKSSDILFTTIPAEKGWTVYVDGVKTDYDTALNDALMTVKLSEGEHVVEFKFFAAGLGTGLILMVIGIAVFVGMILIYLKIKKPVKLSKAVNTDGDIDKDKTDAIIESDISEESEGKE comes from the coding sequence ATGGCAAATTTCAGAGAAAAAATGCTGTCATTCAGACACCTGTGCTATAAGAACGGTTATCTGTTTGCGGCGTTTCTTATCCCTGTTATACTGATGGGTATAGCTTATATATCATTTGATATATATCCGTTTGGCGAAAGGTCGGTGCTGTCGCTTGACCTTAACGCACAGTATGTTTTCTATTTCGACTATGTGCATGACGTAATAGGCAACGGTGAGAGCCTTATGTACTCGTGGAGCAGAAATCTGTCGGGCGAGTTTATGGGTATAATCGGCTATTATCTGGCAAGCCCGTTCAATATACTTGTATGGATATTCCCACGCAGTATGATAACCGAAGGCCTGCTTACAATGATGCTCGCAAAGTTCGGTGCGTGCGGCGTTACCTTTGCACTTTTTGCACATAAGTCGCAGAAGCTGTCAAAGACAACGGCGGCCTTATTCGCTCCGATGTATGCCTTGTGCGCATATATGATAGTGCAGACAATGGACCCTATGTGGCTTGACTGCGTTATCGCACTTCCGCTTATCTGCTGGGGTATAGATTCGCTTATAAAGGAAAACCGCTTCAGACTGCTCATAGGCTCGCTTGTCTATGCGTTCGTGTCAAACTTCTACATAGGCTTTATGGCGGCGATCTTCTCGGTGCTGTATTTTATCTGCCGTTATTTTTCGCTTGAAACATATGCCGGCAACACAGGAATTAACATCGCAAAAAAATTTGTTACAAAAGGTGCGTTTTTCGGAATATGCGGAATAGTTTCCGCTATGATGAGCGCATTTATGATACTGCCTGTATATAATTCGCTTCAGAACGGCAAATTCAGCTTCACCGAGCCGGATTATTCACTTGTTAATAATTTTAACCTTATAGATATAGCAAGAAAGCTGTTCCCCAATACCTACGATACGGTAAGGATGGAGGGTCTGCCGGCGCTGTTCTGCTGTTCGCTGGCCCTTGTGCTTGCGGCAGGATTTTTCTGCTCCGGAGCATTTAAATTCAAGCAGAAAATTGCGGCAGGTGCGCTTATAGGCTTGCTTGTTGTAAGTATGTATATCCGTCCGGTCGATATGATATGGCACGGCGGACAGATGCCCAACTGGCTTCCCTACCGCTACTCGTTTATGCTTTCGTTTATCATGGTCGCTCTTGCGGCGCATTGCTTTGAACAGCTTAAAGCGGTCAGAGCGAGAACGGTCGGAGCAATTACGCTAAGTTATATTGCTCTCATAATATACACAGAGGCACAGGATACCTTCATAACCACGCTTGACAGCAGCGGACGTGAGGTGTTTGACGGCATAACCGTTGCACTTCCTGCCATAGTATTCATGGCGGTCGCAGGCATTACCGTATATGCGGCAAGGCACTATATGAAAAAGAGCGAGCTGTCAAAGACAGGCGTGATACTTGTAACCGCAGTGATATGTGCGGAGCTTTGCTTCAATGCAACAAATACGCTGACAAAAATGCACAAGGATATTACCTTCTCGACAAGGGACAGCTATCTTAGCGTTATACTTCCGCTTCGTGAAAAGGTGGAGGAGATAAAGGAGCAGGATGACGGCTTCTACAGGATAGAGAAAAACTTCTTCCGCTCGATAAACGATCCTATGGCTGTAAATATGTACGGTCTGTCGCATTCAAGCAGTACGCTGAATGCAAGAGCTATTGATATGCTCGGATTCTTCGGCTTCACGTCAAACGGTCACTATTCAAGGTTCTCGGGCAACACTCCGCTGACCTGCGATATTTTCGGCGTTAAATATATCCTTGATTGTGCAGGCGAATCCACAGCCAACATAAAATCAGCAGACGATATAAAAGTCACTGAAAACAAGGACGCACTGCCGATAGGCTATCTTGCAAACAGCAAGCTGTCCAAGCTTGAGCTGTCGAAGTATGACGTATTCGAAAATCAGAACGCTCTGCTTAACGCAATGACCGGAGGAAACAGAGAATTCTTCACTGTATTTTCCGCAGACGGCGAGCCTTATGCCGAAAACTGCAAAAAAGGCTCGTTTGAAAACCAGCATATAGGTTTTACGGATGTAACGGGCGAAGCAAGCGTAACATATACGATAACTGCGCCAAAGAGCGGAGAAATCTATATGTTCATACCGACCGACTATCAGCGTGAGGTTTCGCTTTATGTAAACGGCTCGTACAAGGGCATATGCTTTGAGAGCGACAATCATAATATAAAGGATCTCGGCAAGTTTGAAAAGGGCGAGGAAGTAACGGTAAAGCTCGTGCTGAAAAAGAGCGACCTTTATTTCAGAGAGCCGCAGTTCGCCGTATACAATGAGGAAGCGGAAACAGCGGCAATAGCTCAGATGCACGAAAAGAATGCCGAAACAAAGGTCGAAAAGGTAAGTCAGACCGACATACGCTTTACGGTAAACGCAAAAAGCAGTGATATACTGTTTACCACCATCCCTGCCGAAAAGGGCTGGACGGTATATGTTGACGGTGTAAAGACGGACTATGATACCGCACTGAATGACGCACTGATGACAGTAAAGCTGTCTGAGGGCGAACACGTTGTCGAATTTAAATTCTTTGCCGCAGGACTTGGCACAGGGCTTATACTGATGGTTATCGGCATTGCGGTATTTGTCGGAATGATTCTGATTTATCTTAAGATAAAGAAACCCGTAAAGCTGTCAAAGGCGGTAAATACTGACGGGGATATTGACAAAGACAAAACAGATGCTATAATAGAAAGCGATATATCCGAAGAATCGGAGGGCAAAGAATGA
- a CDS encoding glycosyltransferase family 2 protein has translation MISVVIPAFNEQENIPAAAERLGGILAPLSDYELIFVDDGSKDGTWELIKQLGETDEHIRGLHFSRNFGKEGAVFAGLKAADGDCVAVIDCDLQHPPELLEKMYAAWKNGAEVVEAVKASRGKEGIIYKLFAKTFYRMMKNSSAIDLDGASDYKLMDRKVVNALNEMPERLTFFRALSSWVGFRTERVEFDVAPRNAGKTKWSFRKLFRYAISSITSFTNVPMQIITWSGVLFFIFAVILAIQTLVNFCTGKAADGFSTVILLLLIIGSILMLGIGIMGYYLSKIYEEIKQRPRYIVSEESGRRQRREDNK, from the coding sequence ATGATCTCAGTAGTTATACCTGCCTTCAACGAGCAGGAAAATATACCTGCCGCCGCAGAAAGGCTCGGCGGTATATTAGCGCCGCTGTCCGACTATGAGCTGATATTCGTTGACGACGGCTCAAAGGACGGAACGTGGGAGCTTATAAAACAGCTCGGAGAAACGGACGAGCATATAAGAGGACTTCATTTTTCGAGAAATTTCGGCAAAGAGGGAGCCGTTTTTGCAGGACTTAAAGCCGCAGACGGCGATTGCGTTGCGGTGATTGACTGCGACTTACAGCATCCGCCGGAGCTTCTTGAAAAGATGTATGCCGCATGGAAAAACGGTGCGGAGGTCGTAGAGGCGGTCAAAGCGTCAAGAGGCAAGGAGGGCATAATATACAAGCTCTTTGCAAAGACCTTCTACCGTATGATGAAGAACAGCTCAGCTATAGACCTTGACGGCGCAAGCGATTATAAGCTGATGGACCGCAAGGTAGTCAACGCACTCAACGAAATGCCCGAAAGGCTGACGTTCTTCCGTGCGCTTTCAAGCTGGGTAGGCTTCAGGACAGAGCGTGTCGAATTTGATGTCGCACCAAGAAACGCAGGCAAGACAAAGTGGTCGTTCAGAAAGCTGTTCAGATACGCTATAAGCTCGATAACCAGCTTTACAAACGTACCTATGCAGATAATCACCTGGTCGGGAGTGCTGTTCTTTATATTTGCCGTGATACTGGCTATACAGACCCTTGTCAACTTCTGTACAGGAAAGGCGGCAGACGGCTTTTCGACCGTAATACTTCTTCTGCTTATAATAGGCAGTATACTTATGCTCGGTATCGGCATTATGGGATATTATCTCAGCAAGATATACGAGGAGATAAAGCAGCGTCCGAGATATATAGTCAGTGAAGAATCAGGACGCAGACAAAGACGTGAGGACAATAAATAA
- a CDS encoding DUF4097 domain-containing protein — protein sequence MKLKDHIRFRHIRVQKLTAIQVLIRIFFLCGAICLIAMLMFALIIDKDYRSNVKHGSGSFPFTQYLTVETTDIPVYITRSSDELIHVSYVSDTEVDIYEDSGRLIVEQVPSLVITLFTREQFSYRIEIQLPDKPFSSLNLYTASSDLHCCAVSGYMVNIKCKSGSADIERLSCSGTLGIDCDSGKINMYIDEFSGGSLVNSTGTVDIDFAKDADTVISQGTRCYINGLAAMSDGRAAEDDDLAVTSPSGRVRINTNVKR from the coding sequence ATGAAGCTGAAAGATCATATCCGCTTCCGCCATATCCGTGTGCAGAAGCTGACGGCGATTCAGGTGCTTATCCGCATATTTTTCCTGTGCGGAGCGATATGCCTTATCGCTATGCTTATGTTTGCGCTGATAATCGACAAGGACTACCGCAGTAATGTAAAGCACGGGAGCGGGAGCTTCCCGTTTACGCAGTACCTTACTGTCGAAACAACGGATATTCCGGTATATATAACACGTTCTTCGGACGAGCTGATACACGTTTCGTATGTCAGCGATACGGAGGTTGATATTTACGAGGACAGCGGACGGCTTATAGTCGAGCAGGTGCCGAGCCTTGTGATAACGCTGTTCACCCGTGAGCAGTTCAGCTACAGGATTGAAATACAGCTTCCCGACAAGCCGTTTTCAAGCCTTAATCTGTACACTGCGTCATCCGACCTGCATTGCTGTGCGGTGAGCGGATATATGGTGAATATAAAATGCAAGAGCGGAAGCGCCGATATAGAAAGGCTGTCCTGCTCGGGAACGCTCGGCATCGACTGCGACAGCGGTAAAATAAATATGTATATAGACGAATTTTCGGGCGGAAGCCTTGTCAATTCCACAGGCACCGTGGATATTGATTTTGCAAAGGACGCAGACACGGTCATTTCGCAGGGAACACGTTGCTATATAAACGGCCTTGCGGCAATGAGCGACGGCAGAGCCGCCGAGGATGACGATTTAGCCGTAACCTCGCCTTCGGGCAGAGTGAGAATAAATACAAACGTAAAACGTTAA
- a CDS encoding type III pantothenate kinase → MILAVDVGNTNIVFGGFDNNGELRFISRLNTQVSRMEDQYAIKLKDILSLYGFENAAITGCIISSVVSPITPILEKGIEKLCNVKPIIVSPGIKTGLNIKIDDPSVLGSDLVCGGVAAKSKYPTPCIFIDVGTCLKIFALDRSGAMLGGAIAPGPRLSFEALSGKTASLPLIGAEPVGKMIGTNSPDSMRAGVIGGIACMIDGMIERYEEELGEKATIVATGGYASLIAPLCRRELIVDPDLVLEGLHIIYKKNQKK, encoded by the coding sequence ATGATACTTGCAGTAGATGTCGGCAATACTAACATTGTATTCGGCGGTTTTGACAATAACGGTGAACTGCGCTTTATATCAAGGCTCAACACACAGGTTTCAAGAATGGAAGATCAGTATGCGATAAAGCTCAAGGATATATTATCCCTTTACGGCTTTGAAAATGCGGCTATAACCGGCTGTATCATTTCCTCTGTCGTATCACCGATAACCCCCATACTCGAAAAAGGAATAGAAAAGCTCTGTAATGTAAAGCCTATTATCGTTTCACCCGGTATCAAAACAGGACTTAATATAAAGATAGACGATCCTTCCGTACTCGGAAGCGACCTTGTATGCGGCGGCGTAGCGGCGAAAAGCAAGTACCCCACACCCTGCATATTCATAGATGTAGGCACTTGCCTTAAGATATTTGCACTCGACAGGAGCGGAGCAATGCTCGGCGGAGCGATAGCTCCCGGTCCGAGATTATCATTCGAGGCTCTGTCGGGTAAAACAGCATCTCTTCCTCTCATAGGCGCTGAGCCTGTCGGAAAAATGATAGGCACAAACAGCCCCGACAGTATGCGTGCCGGTGTCATAGGCGGTATCGCCTGCATGATAGACGGTATGATAGAGCGATATGAGGAGGAGCTTGGGGAAAAGGCTACAATAGTTGCGACAGGAGGCTACGCAAGCCTTATAGCTCCGCTTTGCAGACGTGAGCTTATTGTCGATCCCGATCTTGTATTAGAGGGTCTGCATATTATCTACAAGAAAAATCAGAAGAAGTAA
- a CDS encoding YjbQ family protein — MNNVKQTFTITIPSKTGYMDLTEDVMECVRRANIRNGIISISSMHTTASVFTATNDIEALNGYLKYYEKVSTLAEEPLRAAICHQLAGGSVVTAICDGEISLGLTQYIIYMDFDGEREKTVEINIIGE; from the coding sequence ATGAATAACGTAAAACAGACATTCACCATCACCATTCCCTCAAAGACAGGCTATATGGATCTTACCGAGGATGTAATGGAGTGCGTACGCAGAGCCAATATCAGAAACGGCATCATATCAATTTCTTCAATGCACACCACTGCGTCGGTGTTCACCGCAACAAATGATATTGAAGCACTGAACGGTTATCTCAAATATTACGAAAAGGTATCCACCCTTGCCGAAGAACCGCTCAGAGCGGCAATCTGTCACCAGCTTGCAGGCGGCTCGGTAGTTACCGCTATCTGTGACGGCGAGATTTCACTCGGTCTTACGCAGTACATAATATATATGGATTTTGACGGTGAACGTGAAAAGACGGTAGAAATAAACATAATCGGAGAATAA
- a CDS encoding sigma-70 family RNA polymerase sigma factor translates to MSADKDNSFITEHFALVHSIAGRFRNRGIEYDELFSAGCVGLVKAGNNFDESRGLKFSTYAVPVIMGEIKQLFRDGGTVKVSRSLKELSLKICRLRDELIKNGEEPHISVLAEKLGITPEEASLALGASLPPVSLSSYDDEENDEGSFDLPVEPEQPKALDRMALRQLVSRLEPLDRRLIILRYSEECTQSRTAEILGMTQVQVSRREKKILEGLRKQLLC, encoded by the coding sequence ATGAGCGCCGACAAGGACAATTCGTTCATCACGGAGCATTTCGCACTGGTGCATTCGATAGCAGGCAGATTCAGAAATCGGGGGATAGAATATGACGAACTGTTTTCGGCAGGCTGTGTCGGTCTTGTAAAGGCAGGCAACAATTTTGACGAAAGCAGGGGGCTGAAGTTTTCAACGTATGCGGTACCGGTCATCATGGGGGAAATAAAACAGCTTTTCCGTGACGGCGGTACGGTAAAGGTGAGCCGCAGTTTAAAAGAGTTGTCGCTGAAAATTTGCAGGCTCCGTGACGAACTTATCAAAAACGGCGAAGAACCTCATATTTCGGTGCTGGCGGAAAAACTCGGGATAACGCCCGAAGAAGCATCGCTTGCGCTTGGGGCTTCGCTTCCGCCTGTTTCATTAAGCAGTTATGACGATGAGGAAAACGACGAGGGCAGTTTTGACCTGCCCGTTGAGCCTGAACAGCCGAAAGCGCTTGACAGAATGGCACTGCGACAGCTTGTTTCCCGTCTTGAGCCGCTTGACCGCAGGCTGATAATACTGCGTTACAGCGAGGAATGTACGCAGAGCAGAACGGCAGAAATACTGGGAATGACGCAGGTGCAGGTGTCACGCAGAGAGAAGAAGATACTGGAGGGATTGAGGAAGCAGTTATTGTGTTGA
- a CDS encoding ECF transporter S component, whose product MSNTNNTLKGKINTNTIIGLGLLTAIVVVMQFISMGLRFGTFSITLTLIPIVVGSALYGWGSGAWLGFVFGVTVLLTGDANLFLAVNIPGTIITVILKGALAGAAAGFVYKLISKKNQIAAVIVSAVVAPVVNTGIFVLGSYVFFFDYISELAKGTNLFVFILVGFVGINFFIELGINLVLNPAILQIIRIGKKNFGGKNQIIKTK is encoded by the coding sequence ATGTCAAACACAAACAACACATTAAAAGGCAAAATCAACACAAACACTATTATAGGTCTTGGTCTTCTGACCGCTATAGTTGTGGTTATGCAGTTCATATCAATGGGACTGCGTTTCGGAACATTCAGCATTACGCTGACGCTTATACCTATCGTAGTAGGCTCTGCACTTTACGGCTGGGGTTCGGGCGCATGGCTCGGCTTTGTTTTCGGTGTGACCGTACTGCTAACGGGTGACGCAAATCTGTTCCTTGCGGTAAACATACCCGGAACGATAATTACAGTAATATTAAAGGGCGCACTCGCAGGTGCCGCCGCAGGTTTTGTGTATAAGCTGATAAGCAAGAAAAATCAGATAGCAGCCGTTATAGTATCGGCTGTAGTCGCACCTGTTGTTAATACAGGAATATTTGTACTCGGAAGCTATGTATTCTTCTTCGATTATATATCGGAACTTGCAAAGGGTACAAACTTATTCGTATTTATTCTGGTAGGCTTTGTAGGCATCAATTTCTTTATAGAGCTTGGTATAAATCTGGTGCTTAACCCTGCTATACTTCAGATAATCCGCATAGGCAAAAAGAACTTCGGCGGAAAAAACCAAATTATCAAGACAAAATAA
- the spoIIAB gene encoding anti-sigma F factor, which yields MKCENYVKLSFPALSRNESYARAAVGAFVSQLDPTVDELGSVKAAVSEAVTNCVVHAYSECETVGIINITARIKDEEVYIKITDKGCGIEDVKKAMEPLFTTKPELERSGLGFAVMESCCDKVKVSSKVGKGTTVTLTFRFEKRVLK from the coding sequence ATGAAGTGCGAAAATTATGTTAAGCTGTCGTTCCCTGCCCTGTCACGAAACGAAAGCTATGCGAGGGCGGCTGTGGGGGCATTCGTTTCCCAGCTTGACCCGACAGTTGACGAGCTGGGGAGCGTCAAGGCGGCGGTTTCCGAGGCGGTGACGAACTGTGTGGTACACGCTTATTCGGAATGTGAAACGGTGGGCATCATAAATATAACCGCCCGTATAAAAGATGAAGAAGTATACATAAAGATAACCGACAAGGGCTGTGGCATAGAAGATGTAAAAAAGGCGATGGAACCATTGTTTACAACAAAGCCGGAACTTGAGCGGAGCGGACTCGGCTTTGCGGTTATGGAAAGCTGTTGCGATAAGGTAAAGGTATCATCAAAGGTGGGAAAAGGCACAACGGTCACGCTCACGTTCCGATTTGAAAAAAGGGTGCTTAAATGA